The following proteins come from a genomic window of Sorghum bicolor cultivar BTx623 chromosome 3, Sorghum_bicolor_NCBIv3, whole genome shotgun sequence:
- the LOC8060134 gene encoding Werner Syndrome-like exonuclease, whose amino-acid sequence MAATRVYKVRFEEDLITTTVTASGADVESWLDEVLAVHRRRLHKLVVGLDVEWRPSFSRAYSKTAILQLCVGRRCLVFQILRAGYVPIALAEFLGDDSGYTFVGVGVEADAQRLCDDYGLEVGHTVDLAYLAAEKMERRDLRNAGLKGIAAAVMDAHVEKPQSVRIGPWDAYDLSDEQVKYATIDAFVSFEVGRRLLNGDY is encoded by the coding sequence ATGGCCGCCACCAGGGTGTACAAGGTTAGGTTCGAGGAAGACTTGATCACCACCACCGTAACGGCCTCCGGCGCGGACGTGGAGAGCTGGCTCGACGAGGTTCTCGCcgtccaccgccgccgcctgcaCAAGCTCGTCGTCGGGCTGGACGTCGAGTGGCGTCCCAGCTTCAGCCGCGCGTACAGCAAAACAGCCATCCTCCAGCTCTGCGTCGGGCGCCGCTGCCTCGTCTTCCAGATACTCCGCGCCGGCTACGTCCCCATCGCGCTGGCCGAGTTCCTCGGCGACGACTCCGGCTACACGTTCGTCGGCGTGGGCGTGGAGGCGGACGCCCAGCGGCTCTGCGACGACTACGGCCTGGAGGTGGGCCACACGGTGGACCTGGCGTACCTCGCGGCGGAGAAGATGGAGCGCCGGGACCTCCGCAACGCGGGCCTCAAGGGCATCGCGGCAGCTGTCATGGACGCCCACGTCGAGAAGCCGCAGTCGGTGAGGATTGGCCCCTGGGATGCGTACGACCTCTCCGACGAGCAGGTGAAGTACGCCACCATCGATGCATTCGTGTCCTTCGAGGTCGGCCGGAGGCTGCTCAACGGCGACTACTGA
- the LOC8060133 gene encoding Werner Syndrome-like exonuclease, producing the protein MADTYVTEVTFGNDVITTTVTSSGQAVDRWIAEILSVHRPGGVGYNITVGLDVEWRPSYRSYQNPVATLQLCVGRSCLIFQLLHADYVPGALAEFLGDRGICFFGVGVAADAERLSDDHGLQVANAVDLRGRAAECMNRPDLRQAGLRALVQAVMGVDLAKPQRVTMSRWDAYCLSHEQIRYACVDAFVSFEIARRLLDGEH; encoded by the coding sequence ATGGCCGATACCTACGTGACCGAGGTGACCTTCGGCAACGACGTGATAACCACCACCGTCACATCCTCCGGCCAGGCCGTGGATCGCTGGATCGCGGAGATCCTCTCGGTGCACCGCCCCGGCGGCGTCGGCTACAACATCACCGTCGGGCTCGACGTCGAGTGGCGCCCAAGCTACCGCTCGTACCAGAACCCGGTGGCCACACTGCAGCTCTGCGTGGGCCGCAGCTGCCTCATCTTCCAGCTCCTCCACGCCGACTACGTCCCCGGCGCGCTGGCGGAGTTCCTCGGCGACCGCGGGATCTGCTTCTTCGGCGTCGGCGTGGCGGCGGACGCGGAGCGGCTCAGCGACGACCACGGCCTGCAGGTGGCCAACGCGGTGGACCTGCGCGGCCGCGCCGCGGAGTGCATGAACCGCCCGGACCTCCGCCAGGCGGGGCTGCGCGCCCTCGTGCAAGCCGTCATGGGCGTGGACCTCGCGAAGCCGCAGAGGGTCACCATGAGCCGCTGGGACGCGTACTGCCTCAGCCACGAGCAGATCAGGTACGCCTGCGTCGACGCCTTCGTCTCTTTCGAGATCGCCCGCAGGCTGCTTGACGGCGAGCACTGA